A window of the Clostridium sp. 'White wine YQ' genome harbors these coding sequences:
- the leuC gene encoding 3-isopropylmalate dehydratase large subunit: protein MGMTMTQKILAAHAGLESVKAGQLIEVNLDLVLGNDITTPVAVKEFNKIGINEVFDKEKIAIVPDHFTPNKDIKAAEQVKMIREFAQDKGIVNFFEIGEMGIEHVIIPEKGLAVAGDVVIGADSHTCTYGALGAFSTGIGSTDMAAGMATGKCWFKVPSAIKFVLKNKPSKWVSGKDVILHIIGKIGVDGALYKSMEFVGEGLKYLSMDERLTMANMAIEAGAKNGIFPVDDKTVAYLKEHSTREYKVYEADEDAEYDEVIEIDLSTLRPTVAFPHLPENTKTIDEVGDIKIDQVVIGSCTNGRIEDLRVAAEILKGKKVAKYVRAIVIPGSQKIYLQAMEEGLVKTFIEAGAIFSTPTCGPCLGGHMGILAKKERCVSTTNRNFVGRMGHTQSEVYLASPAVAAASAITGKITNPEDVA, encoded by the coding sequence ATGGGGATGACCATGACACAAAAAATCCTTGCAGCACATGCAGGCTTAGAATCAGTAAAGGCGGGGCAATTAATTGAAGTAAATCTGGATTTAGTTTTAGGAAATGATATAACAACTCCAGTAGCAGTAAAGGAATTTAACAAAATAGGTATTAATGAAGTTTTCGATAAAGAAAAAATAGCAATAGTACCAGATCATTTTACACCAAATAAAGATATTAAGGCTGCTGAGCAAGTAAAAATGATTAGAGAATTTGCTCAAGATAAAGGAATAGTTAATTTCTTTGAAATAGGAGAAATGGGAATAGAACATGTTATTATCCCTGAAAAAGGTTTAGCAGTTGCAGGTGATGTAGTAATTGGGGCAGATTCACACACTTGCACTTATGGAGCATTAGGAGCATTTTCAACAGGAATTGGATCAACAGATATGGCTGCTGGAATGGCAACCGGAAAGTGTTGGTTTAAGGTACCTTCTGCAATAAAGTTTGTGCTTAAAAACAAACCTTCAAAATGGGTTAGTGGTAAAGATGTAATTCTACACATTATCGGAAAGATAGGTGTTGATGGAGCTTTATATAAATCTATGGAGTTTGTTGGAGAGGGACTAAAATATTTATCAATGGATGAAAGACTAACTATGGCTAATATGGCTATAGAAGCTGGAGCAAAAAATGGTATTTTCCCAGTAGATGATAAAACAGTAGCATATTTAAAGGAACATTCAACTAGAGAGTATAAGGTGTATGAAGCAGATGAAGATGCTGAATATGATGAGGTAATTGAAATTGACTTAAGCACCTTAAGACCTACAGTTGCATTCCCACATCTACCTGAAAATACTAAGACAATTGATGAGGTAGGAGATATAAAAATAGATCAAGTAGTTATAGGTTCTTGTACTAATGGAAGAATAGAGGACTTAAGGGTAGCTGCTGAAATATTAAAAGGAAAGAAAGTAGCCAAGTATGTTAGAGCAATAGTAATTCCTGGGTCTCAGAAGATTTATCTTCAAGCTATGGAAGAAGGACTAGTTAAAACATTTATAGAAGCTGGAGCAATTTTCTCTACTCCAACTTGTGGACCATGTTTAGGTGGACATATGGGTATATTAGCTAAGAAAGAAAGATGTGTATCTACTACTAATAGAAACTTTGTTGGTAGAATGGGGCATACGCAATCAGAAGTATATTTAGCAAGTCCAGCTGTAGCAGCAGCTTCAGCAATAACTGGTAAAATAACAAATCCAGAAGATGTAGCATAG
- the msrB gene encoding peptide-methionine (R)-S-oxide reductase MsrB: protein MGKYTKPSREELKKNLTPLQYSVTQENSTEKPFENEYDEFFKEGIYVDIVTGEPLFSSTDKYNSGCGWPAFSKPIEKGIVKEKADFTHGMHRVEVRSKEGDSHLGHVFNDGPKELGGIRYCINSASLKFIPKEKLEEEGYGEYLVLFENKL, encoded by the coding sequence ATGGGAAAGTATACTAAACCTTCAAGAGAAGAACTTAAAAAAAATTTAACTCCGTTACAATATTCAGTTACTCAAGAAAATTCCACTGAAAAACCCTTTGAAAATGAATATGATGAATTTTTTAAGGAAGGCATTTATGTTGATATTGTGACAGGGGAACCGCTTTTCTCCTCAACAGATAAATATAATTCTGGCTGCGGGTGGCCAGCATTCTCAAAGCCCATTGAGAAAGGAATTGTAAAAGAGAAGGCAGACTTTACTCATGGAATGCATAGAGTAGAGGTAAGAAGTAAAGAAGGAGATTCACATTTAGGCCATGTCTTCAATGATGGACCTAAAGAGTTAGGAGGAATAAGGTATTGCATTAATTCAGCTTCGTTAAAATTCATACCAAAAGAAAAATTAGAGGAGGAAGGATATGGAGAATATTTAGTATTATTTGAAAATAAACTATAG
- the cimA gene encoding citramalate synthase, whose amino-acid sequence MSNKVFILDSTLRDGAQGQGISFSVEDKLKIVKALDDLGVDYVEAGNPGSNPKDMDFFRRAQGLRLKKTKLVAFGSTRRIGVTVKEDKNLQDLLEARTEVVTIFGKSSDFHVKEILKTTLDENLKLIKESIEYLKKHQKEVIFDGEHFFDGYKSNKKYSIETLKTAKNAGADVIVLCDTNGGTTPKEIFDIVTEVKEIIDENIGIHCHNDIGVAVANSIIGVEAGANHVQGTFLGIGERCGNANLSSIIPTLMLKMNKDVIEKELLSNLKSTAMMLSEISNIQLRDDTPYIGSAAFAHKGGMHIDAVVKEPKSYEHINPECVGNSRRILVSEVSGKSTILKEVQKLFPNFSKDSKEVQLIIDKLKELEHQGYQFEGAEGTVELVIRKIIGKYKPFFQLNNFKVIGEHPSSKANFTSTAVINVNVDGRDEMTAAEGDGPVNALDKALRKALEVFYPQLKFIRLVDYKVRVLDEGTATEASVRVLIESSDGCENWTTVGVSRDIIEASWIALVDSIEYKLIKDIERNVRTYF is encoded by the coding sequence ATGAGCAATAAAGTATTTATTCTAGATTCAACCTTAAGAGATGGTGCTCAGGGGCAGGGGATATCATTTTCTGTTGAGGATAAACTTAAAATAGTTAAAGCTTTGGATGATTTAGGAGTTGATTATGTAGAAGCTGGCAATCCAGGTTCTAATCCTAAAGATATGGATTTTTTTAGACGGGCTCAAGGGTTAAGACTCAAAAAAACTAAGCTAGTTGCTTTTGGTAGCACAAGAAGGATTGGGGTAACAGTAAAGGAAGATAAGAATCTTCAAGATTTATTAGAAGCAAGAACTGAAGTAGTAACTATATTTGGAAAAAGCTCAGATTTTCATGTAAAGGAGATTTTAAAGACAACCTTAGATGAAAATCTTAAATTAATAAAAGAATCAATAGAATATCTAAAAAAGCATCAAAAAGAAGTCATATTTGATGGGGAACATTTTTTTGATGGTTATAAAAGTAATAAGAAATACTCCATTGAGACACTGAAAACTGCAAAAAATGCAGGAGCTGATGTGATAGTTTTGTGTGATACAAATGGAGGAACAACTCCAAAAGAAATATTTGATATTGTAACAGAAGTAAAAGAAATTATAGATGAGAATATAGGAATACATTGTCATAACGATATTGGGGTAGCTGTAGCGAATTCAATTATTGGGGTGGAAGCTGGAGCAAATCATGTTCAAGGAACATTTTTAGGAATTGGAGAAAGATGTGGGAATGCTAACTTAAGTTCAATAATACCTACATTAATGTTAAAAATGAACAAGGATGTTATTGAAAAAGAATTGTTATCAAATCTAAAATCTACAGCTATGATGCTTTCAGAGATTTCAAATATTCAGCTTCGGGATGATACACCTTATATAGGAAGTGCAGCTTTTGCTCATAAGGGTGGAATGCATATAGATGCAGTGGTTAAAGAACCAAAATCCTATGAGCATATAAACCCAGAGTGTGTTGGAAACAGCAGAAGAATACTAGTATCTGAAGTAAGTGGAAAAAGCACAATTCTAAAAGAAGTTCAAAAATTGTTTCCTAATTTCTCAAAGGATAGTAAGGAAGTTCAATTAATTATAGATAAGCTAAAGGAATTAGAGCACCAAGGATATCAGTTTGAAGGTGCAGAAGGAACAGTGGAACTTGTAATAAGAAAGATAATAGGCAAATACAAACCTTTCTTTCAATTGAATAATTTTAAAGTTATAGGAGAGCATCCATCATCAAAGGCTAACTTCACTTCAACAGCAGTTATAAATGTAAATGTTGATGGAAGGGATGAAATGACAGCAGCAGAAGGAGATGGACCAGTAAATGCATTGGACAAAGCTCTAAGAAAAGCACTAGAAGTATTCTATCCTCAATTAAAGTTTATAAGACTTGTGGATTACAAGGTTAGAGTACTCGATGAAGGTACAGCTACAGAAGCATCAGTAAGGGTTCTTATTGAATCTTCAGATGGATGTGAAAATTGGACTACCGTAGGAGTATCTAGAGATATTATTGAGGCAAGCTGGATAGCTCTTGTAGATTCCATTGAATATAAATTAATAAAAGATATTGAAAGAAATGTAAGAACATATTTTTAA
- the ilvN gene encoding acetolactate synthase small subunit produces MDKHVLSVVVKNYSGVLSRVAGLFSRRGYNIDSLTVGRTENPEFSRMTITMFEDGDTLEQVKKQLGKLEDVKQVVELDQEDAVYRELVLIKVKADATQRAAINEIVRIFRCKVIDISMETLTIELTGDESKVVALIKLMEEYGIKEMVRTGLAALERGEKDISSHGEYFEA; encoded by the coding sequence ATGGATAAGCATGTCTTATCAGTAGTAGTAAAAAATTATTCTGGTGTGTTGAGCAGAGTTGCTGGATTGTTTTCAAGGAGAGGATACAATATTGATAGTCTCACTGTTGGCAGAACTGAGAATCCTGAATTCTCAAGAATGACAATAACTATGTTTGAAGATGGGGATACATTAGAACAAGTAAAAAAGCAATTGGGGAAACTAGAAGATGTAAAGCAAGTGGTAGAACTTGACCAGGAAGATGCAGTATATAGAGAATTAGTCCTTATTAAAGTTAAAGCTGATGCCACTCAAAGAGCTGCTATTAATGAAATAGTTAGAATCTTTAGATGCAAAGTAATTGACATTTCCATGGAAACTTTAACTATAGAACTAACTGGTGATGAAAGCAAGGTTGTAGCACTTATAAAGCTTATGGAGGAATATGGAATAAAGGAAATGGTAAGAACAGGTCTTGCAGCCCTTGAAAGAGGGGAAAAGGACATAAGCTCTCATGGGGAATACTTCGAAGCATAG
- a CDS encoding spore germination protein: MKSSNKSSKYDPQNDKNFSGNLSQDYSELKQILNNCSDIVYREFKINKSFDALLIYIDGFVNVEQIDMNILKPLLNYDFNNINKSSFNSNELNNFIRSQIVSIGDVNKIMSLHEAIDNILKGNAILIINGLQEAISLDVKKYEKRSVTEPVMEPIIRGPRDGFTEDIKTNLILIRKRLKTPSLKMEKFLVGKLSKTIIYVSYLEGIASDSLVKDIRDKLSKIDIDAVLESGYIEELIEDNHFSVFSQFGYTERPDKLCSSMLEGHVGILIDNTPVALMAPQTLFETMQTSEDSYERYLPSTMIRFVRYIFLGLAFSLPSFYIALLTFHQGMIPKKLLFTIWASRENVPFPVLVEAIVMEIFFEGLREAGLRLPSGTGQTVSVVGALVIGDAAVKAGIVSSSMVIIVSITGIASFIIPRYNLSLSVRVLRFFMMILAGTFGLYGMFIGFLVVLIHMAKLDSFGIPYLSPLAPLDLSSLKDVVVRVPWSFMNKRPEYINKKNIKRKSSTKD, translated from the coding sequence ATGAAATCATCCAACAAATCTTCTAAATATGACCCACAGAATGATAAAAACTTTAGCGGCAATTTATCCCAAGATTATAGTGAATTAAAACAAATATTAAATAACTGTTCAGATATTGTTTATAGAGAATTTAAAATCAACAAATCTTTTGATGCTCTGCTTATATATATAGATGGCTTCGTTAATGTTGAACAAATTGATATGAATATTCTTAAACCTTTACTAAACTATGATTTCAATAATATAAATAAATCTTCATTTAATTCAAATGAACTTAATAATTTTATAAGATCTCAAATAGTTTCAATTGGTGATGTAAATAAAATTATGTCTCTTCATGAAGCCATAGATAACATCCTTAAAGGTAATGCTATTCTTATTATTAATGGACTCCAAGAAGCTATTTCATTAGATGTTAAGAAATATGAGAAAAGAAGCGTAACTGAACCAGTTATGGAGCCTATTATTCGAGGTCCTAGAGATGGATTTACTGAGGATATAAAAACCAATTTAATCCTAATTCGAAAAAGACTGAAGACTCCTTCATTAAAAATGGAAAAATTTCTAGTTGGAAAGTTATCAAAAACAATTATATATGTGAGTTACCTAGAGGGAATTGCTAGTGATTCTTTAGTAAAAGATATAAGAGATAAATTAAGTAAGATAGATATAGATGCTGTACTTGAAAGTGGATATATTGAGGAATTAATAGAAGACAACCATTTTTCTGTCTTCTCTCAATTTGGTTATACCGAGCGTCCTGATAAACTTTGCAGCAGTATGCTTGAAGGACACGTTGGTATTCTTATTGATAATACTCCTGTAGCTCTTATGGCACCTCAAACTCTCTTTGAAACCATGCAAACTAGTGAAGATTCTTATGAAAGATATCTTCCAAGTACTATGATTCGTTTTGTAAGATACATTTTTTTAGGTTTAGCTTTTTCTTTGCCTTCTTTTTATATTGCATTATTAACTTTTCATCAAGGTATGATTCCTAAAAAATTATTATTTACCATATGGGCATCGAGAGAAAATGTTCCTTTTCCAGTACTTGTTGAGGCTATAGTAATGGAAATATTTTTTGAAGGACTAAGAGAGGCAGGTCTAAGATTACCCAGCGGTACTGGTCAAACTGTAAGTGTTGTTGGTGCTCTAGTTATAGGTGATGCTGCCGTTAAAGCTGGAATAGTATCTTCCTCAATGGTTATCATTGTTTCCATAACAGGAATAGCTTCCTTTATCATTCCTAGATATAACTTATCCTTATCAGTTAGAGTACTTAGATTTTTTATGATGATACTTGCTGGTACCTTTGGGCTATATGGAATGTTTATTGGTTTTCTTGTTGTATTAATTCACATGGCCAAATTAGATTCTTTTGGTATACCTTATTTATCACCATTAGCTCCTTTGGATTTATCCAGCCTTAAAGACGTTGTGGTTAGAGTTCCCTGGAGTTTTATGAATAAACGTCCTGAATATATAAATAAGAAAAACATTAAGCGAAAAAGTTCTACTAAAGATTAA
- the leuD gene encoding 3-isopropylmalate dehydratase small subunit codes for MKANGKVFRYGDNVDTDVIIPARYLNTSDPKELAAHCMEDIDDTFASKVQVGDIIVADKNFGCGSSREHAPISIKESGVSCVIAKTFARIFYRNAINIGLPILECPEAVQNINAGDQVEVDFNTGIIKNLTSGKEFQGEPFPEFMQKIINSNGLVEYIKNKN; via the coding sequence ATGAAAGCTAACGGAAAAGTTTTTAGATATGGAGATAATGTTGATACGGATGTAATAATACCAGCAAGATATTTAAATACATCTGATCCAAAGGAGCTGGCAGCTCACTGTATGGAAGATATAGATGATACATTTGCAAGCAAAGTTCAAGTTGGGGATATAATTGTTGCAGATAAAAATTTTGGATGTGGTTCGTCAAGAGAACATGCACCAATTTCAATAAAAGAAAGTGGAGTAAGCTGTGTAATTGCTAAAACTTTTGCAAGAATATTTTATAGAAATGCTATAAACATTGGCTTACCAATACTTGAATGTCCAGAAGCAGTTCAAAATATAAATGCAGGAGATCAAGTAGAAGTAGATTTTAATACTGGAATCATAAAAAATTTAACTTCAGGTAAGGAATTCCAAGGAGAGCCTTTCCCAGAGTTTATGCAAAAAATAATTAATAGCAACGGATTAGTTGAATATATAAAAAACAAAAACTAA